The genome window TGGTACCGGATCGGGTTTATTTGCAAGACATTTACGTGTATGAACCCACCGGTGTCCGAGATGGTAAAGTAACAGGTCACTTCAAGTGGACAGGGTATCGTCCCGAGAGATTGATCAAGCGTTGGGCAGAAAAGGGGATGTCACGAGAGGAAATCGATCGGGTCTTTTTTAAAGAGCCAATTTCATGCTAGGAGGAGAAGCATGGGAGATGTGAGTGTGTCTCTTGCAGCGGGGGCAGGGATCGGCCTCCTCTTGTTATTCGCACCCCAGAAATGGTACAGAAAAGAACCAGCGGGGAAGCATGCCATCGTAGACCAGCTGCAGCGGGAAAGAAAGACTTTCTGGCACGGCTTGGAGGACAGGATTCTGCAGTCACGTTCAGGGTGGGGCGTAAATCAGTATGTCACATGCTCTTTTTTGCTCGGTCTCCTGTCTTATGCAATGAGTGTGCAAATCCTGCAGTCTTGGGTTCTCGCATTGCCTGCCCTGCTCTCGGGGGTACTTTTTACCGAGCGGATGATCGCGATATGGGGAGCTAAAAAGAAGGATCAATTTGAAAGCGGAAATGTGAAGGCAATTCGACTGATGGCCAGTTCGCTTCGCACATCTCCTTCTTATCTCCACGCCTTTGAGCAAGTCGCGGCAAGCCCGTATTTGGACCCTGCAGTGACAGGGGAGTATAGCCGTATTGTCGAGTTGCTGAGAGCCCAGATCCCATTGGAGCGGGTGATGGCTAATTTTTACGAGCGGACTGGGTCAGCAGACGTAAAGTACTTGGCAACGATTGTCCAGATTCAACGGGAAATGGGGGGAGACATGGCCAAGACGCTTGATTTGGCAGCGTCGGCTATATTGCGCCGAAGACAATCATTGCGCAGACAAAAGGCAGCGATGGCTCAGATCATCTCACAGGTCAATTTGCTCAGTGTCATGCCTTTTGTTTTCGTATCAGCTTTGTATCTAAACAATCCGCATCATTTTGACTCGCTGACGGCGACGCTAGGAGGACGTCTACTGATCCTAGCGTCTTTAGCATGCATTTTACTCGGAGGGGAAGCCATTCGTTACGTCGCACAAAAAAGTGTTCACAGGGGAGGCTAGGGCATGGGGGTCATTTGTGCGCTTGTAGGGTTGGGGATTTTCTTGTACGGCCTACCCCCTTGTATGAGCCGAGAGGGGGGATTCATCTTTTCGCTCTTTGGCAGGATTGATCAAGAGCAGCAAGCTCAGCTAAACGACTCTTTTCAGCAAAGGCAACCCAGATGGACCATCGTGAGGCATTTGGAAAAAAAGGAGGATCTGTTGGATCAGCTATGCAGATGGATGGGAATTGACCGGAGGAAGACGGAAGATACCCTCAAAAGACTGGAAACAAAGGTGGTATTGGCAGAATTGGTGGTGGTACGCGGCTTTTGCATGGTATTGATAGCATCTGCACTGCTTTATCTGATCGGCAACATGTATGCGGGGCACCCCCTTCGTACAGCAAACAGCTTTCCGCTCGTGGTAACTCTGCTACTGTACATGCTCCCTACCTGGTGGCTGGATTGGACCGATCAACGTATCAAGGGCGAGATTCGCGAACAGGTTCCC of Brevibacillus choshinensis contains these proteins:
- a CDS encoding type II secretion system F family protein, whose amino-acid sequence is MGDVSVSLAAGAGIGLLLLFAPQKWYRKEPAGKHAIVDQLQRERKTFWHGLEDRILQSRSGWGVNQYVTCSFLLGLLSYAMSVQILQSWVLALPALLSGVLFTERMIAIWGAKKKDQFESGNVKAIRLMASSLRTSPSYLHAFEQVAASPYLDPAVTGEYSRIVELLRAQIPLERVMANFYERTGSADVKYLATIVQIQREMGGDMAKTLDLAASAILRRRQSLRRQKAAMAQIISQVNLLSVMPFVFVSALYLNNPHHFDSLTATLGGRLLILASLACILLGGEAIRYVAQKSVHRGG
- a CDS encoding type II secretion system F family protein; translated protein: MGVICALVGLGIFLYGLPPCMSREGGFIFSLFGRIDQEQQAQLNDSFQQRQPRWTIVRHLEKKEDLLDQLCRWMGIDRRKTEDTLKRLETKVVLAELVVVRGFCMVLIASALLYLIGNMYAGHPLRTANSFPLVVTLLLYMLPTWWLDWTDQRIKGEIREQVPIFFSIVQALVEAGMPIQSAVKETARRFDTRLGRELARLDLEEKRLGTWRQALKELAFRWEVDSLTTIALEINEAIRKGVSISGMLAVQVEEQARQLEDEASMRMNRLNIRLLPFVIILMGVPLLFLVMGPALIGLGDRL